The Sulfitobacter guttiformis genome contains a region encoding:
- a CDS encoding lactoylglutathione lyase family protein: protein MTPTPRTFSHIGLSVPDLDAAVKFYSEVLGFYVVMQPSEAVEDDSAIGVMCTDVFGPGWGSLRIAHLATADGIGIEIFEFPGNYAPEDNLEHKRQGTFHFAVQDPDVEGLTKRIVAAGGRQRMPVREYFPDKKPYRMVYVEDPFGIVFEIYSHSYELTYSAGAYE from the coding sequence ATGACACCTACCCCACGTACATTTTCCCACATCGGCCTGTCGGTTCCCGACCTTGATGCCGCCGTCAAATTTTACTCGGAGGTCCTCGGCTTTTATGTGGTGATGCAACCTTCCGAAGCCGTCGAGGATGACAGCGCCATTGGCGTTATGTGTACAGATGTCTTCGGACCCGGTTGGGGCTCTCTCAGGATCGCGCATCTGGCAACGGCTGATGGCATCGGCATCGAGATTTTCGAGTTTCCGGGCAACTATGCACCTGAGGACAATCTCGAACACAAGCGTCAGGGCACGTTCCATTTCGCGGTACAGGACCCCGACGTTGAAGGCCTGACAAAGCGGATTGTCGCGGCCGGCGGCCGCCAGCGGATGCCCGTGCGCGAATACTTTCCCGATAAAAAGCCGTACCGGATGGTTTACGTCGAAGACCCGTTCGGGATCGTGTTCGAAATATACAGCCACAGCTACGAGTTGACTTACTCCGCCGGCGCATATGAATAA
- a CDS encoding DUF2189 domain-containing protein, with product MLSDHTNNSDNPPKPDSHEAADVIPGVVPALPVENRRARNLPWQTAFAWLRAGWSDLWNNPVPSLLYGFGIFAASALIVWALFLFNYEYALFPALAGFMVVGPMIANGLYEKSRMLEECEQPTFLRMLFVQPKSGYQAWFMGVLLLLLMLLWLRAAVLIWALFFGIVPFPGTDEIVPMLFTTPIGWVVLLVGGSVGALFAAFSFAISVFAMPMLLTERTDALSALGISMALVWNNLSVMLAWGMIVLVLFLASVATAFVGLIVVFPVLGHATWHAYRAIRSADHQNGETENMFIRPA from the coding sequence ATGCTGAGTGATCACACAAACAATTCCGACAACCCGCCCAAACCTGATAGCCATGAAGCGGCTGATGTCATTCCGGGCGTTGTGCCGGCACTACCGGTAGAAAACCGTCGGGCGCGCAACCTGCCGTGGCAAACGGCGTTTGCCTGGCTCCGGGCGGGATGGTCGGACCTATGGAACAATCCGGTACCCAGCCTTTTGTACGGCTTTGGAATATTTGCAGCCTCGGCGCTGATTGTCTGGGCGCTGTTCTTGTTCAATTACGAATACGCCCTTTTCCCGGCGCTTGCCGGCTTTATGGTGGTTGGCCCTATGATCGCAAACGGGCTTTATGAAAAAAGCCGGATGCTGGAGGAATGCGAGCAGCCGACATTTTTGCGCATGTTGTTTGTGCAGCCAAAGTCCGGATATCAGGCGTGGTTTATGGGCGTTTTGCTGCTTTTGCTGATGCTGCTATGGCTGCGCGCCGCAGTTTTAATCTGGGCACTGTTTTTTGGTATCGTGCCATTCCCCGGCACAGACGAGATTGTGCCTATGCTTTTCACCACGCCGATCGGTTGGGTGGTACTCTTGGTCGGGGGGAGCGTCGGCGCGCTTTTCGCAGCCTTCTCTTTCGCGATCAGTGTCTTCGCCATGCCGATGCTCCTGACCGAGCGTACCGACGCTCTTTCAGCCTTGGGAATAAGCATGGCGCTTGTCTGGAACAACTTATCTGTGATGCTGGCATGGGGCATGATCGTGCTGGTACTGTTCCTTGCCTCGGTCGCGACAGCATTTGTCGGTTTGATCGTTGTCTTTCCGGTCCTCGGTCACGCGACATGGCATGCTTACCGTGCGATCCGCAGCGCTGACCACCAGAATGGCGAGACTGAAAATATGTTTATCCGCCCCGCGTGA
- the ccoP gene encoding cytochrome-c oxidase, cbb3-type subunit III, with the protein MSVKDRDPLTGHQTTGHEWNGITELNTRVPRAVWFFIILTHIWALVMWVLLPSWPLVTTYTKGILGLDQRVEVEEKIIAANMGRSAWADRIAVLPASEILGDPAMMTQLNGTAHQLFGDNCAGCHGRLADGGPGFPSLVDGAWLWGGDTESIMETLRVGINATHPDTRWAQMLAFGRDGILPREDIRTVVDYVQSLSGEVAQADTIAAGSEIFADNCASCHGDSGAGNTDVGAPDLTDDFWIYGGDDESMFTTIWEGRQGWMPAWEGRMTETERKVLAVYLQGLGQEVAQ; encoded by the coding sequence ATGTCGGTAAAAGACCGCGACCCGCTTACAGGGCACCAGACCACCGGACACGAATGGAACGGTATCACCGAGTTGAACACCCGCGTACCCCGTGCAGTGTGGTTTTTCATCATCCTGACGCACATCTGGGCGCTGGTGATGTGGGTGCTCCTGCCTTCATGGCCCTTGGTCACAACCTATACGAAGGGCATTCTTGGCCTCGACCAGCGCGTTGAGGTAGAAGAAAAAATTATCGCCGCAAATATGGGGCGTTCCGCTTGGGCCGACCGGATCGCTGTGCTGCCTGCCAGCGAAATACTTGGGGATCCCGCGATGATGACGCAGCTTAACGGCACTGCGCACCAGTTGTTCGGTGACAATTGCGCGGGCTGCCATGGCCGTTTGGCCGATGGCGGACCGGGTTTTCCCAGCTTGGTTGACGGTGCATGGCTTTGGGGCGGCGACACCGAAAGCATCATGGAGACATTGCGCGTGGGCATTAACGCGACCCATCCCGATACCAGATGGGCGCAGATGCTCGCATTCGGGCGTGACGGCATATTGCCCCGTGAAGACATCCGCACTGTTGTGGACTACGTTCAGTCGCTGTCTGGAGAGGTTGCACAAGCCGACACAATTGCAGCCGGTTCCGAGATCTTCGCGGATAACTGTGCGAGCTGCCATGGTGACAGCGGCGCGGGTAACACCGATGTGGGAGCGCCCGATCTGACAGATGATTTCTGGATCTACGGCGGCGACGATGAAAGCATGTTCACCACAATCTGGGAGGGCCGCCAGGGCTGGATGCCTGCGTGGGAGGGGCGCATGACCGAAACAGAGCGTAAAGTTCTTGCCGTCTATCTTCAGGGACTTGGGCAGGAGGTCGCGCAATGA
- a CDS encoding cbb3-type cytochrome c oxidase subunit 3, with protein sequence MNISHDLLVGLAKSFGLFWLIALSIGITVYAFWPSLGRRFDKAANSILDDEDGPAHHAPVPRTPTSAEDQPCR encoded by the coding sequence ATGAATATTTCACATGATCTGCTTGTCGGTCTCGCGAAGTCATTTGGCCTGTTCTGGTTGATTGCGCTGTCTATAGGCATCACGGTTTATGCCTTCTGGCCGTCTCTGGGACGCCGTTTTGACAAGGCTGCGAACAGCATTCTGGACGATGAAGACGGTCCGGCGCATCACGCCCCCGTACCGCGCACCCCAACATCCGCGGAGGATCAACCATGTCGGTAA
- the ccoO gene encoding cytochrome-c oxidase, cbb3-type subunit II, translating to MLKTLLKPFAKVFEFQAKTHYRAERHSMALTFGIILAASVGGFVEIAPLFTIDDTVEIDPDMRLYTPLEQAGRDIYIREGCYACHSQMIRTLRDEVERYGPYSLAVESQYDHPMLWGSKRTGPDLARIGEKYSDDWQVRHLVDPRALVPESVMPHYASLLDAKLRLDDLPDRLWALRAVGVPYSDDMIEHASDDAVGQAQPDSDRADGVISRYGDATAVRMFDGRSDRVTEMDALVAYLQILGRLTDLPAQLQPLAKE from the coding sequence ATGTTGAAAACCCTCCTAAAACCCTTTGCCAAGGTATTCGAATTTCAGGCAAAAACCCACTATCGCGCCGAGCGCCACTCAATGGCACTCACGTTCGGGATCATCCTCGCGGCGAGTGTTGGCGGCTTTGTCGAGATCGCACCGCTGTTCACCATCGACGATACTGTGGAGATCGACCCCGACATGCGGCTCTATACACCGCTTGAGCAGGCGGGCCGCGATATCTACATCCGCGAGGGCTGTTATGCCTGTCACAGCCAGATGATCCGTACCCTGCGCGACGAGGTCGAGCGCTACGGGCCTTATTCGCTGGCAGTTGAATCGCAATATGATCATCCGATGCTTTGGGGTTCGAAGCGTACCGGTCCCGACCTTGCCCGCATAGGCGAGAAATATTCGGATGACTGGCAGGTGCGCCACCTTGTTGATCCGCGTGCCTTGGTGCCGGAATCCGTAATGCCGCACTATGCCTCCCTGCTCGATGCAAAACTGCGCCTCGACGATCTGCCGGACCGGCTTTGGGCGCTGCGGGCTGTGGGCGTGCCCTATAGCGACGATATGATCGAGCACGCGAGTGATGATGCGGTGGGGCAGGCCCAGCCCGATAGCGACCGTGCCGATGGTGTGATCTCGCGGTATGGTGATGCAACTGCTGTGCGCATGTTCGACGGGCGATCCGACCGTGTGACCGAAATGGATGCACTCGTAGCATATTTGCAGATCCTCGGGCGTCTGACCGATCTGCCCGCCCAACTTCAACCGCTGGCAAAGGAATAA
- the ccoN gene encoding cytochrome-c oxidase, cbb3-type subunit I — MMSNLTGAERARAMLITGIGALIGLIMAVAGRNDVMGAHGWIVLLFCGVLFFVVGNALYNHEPDEDRAASYYDDPTKVGIILTLIWAIVGMGMGVWVASQLAWPDLRFDAPWSSFGRIRPVHTSGVIFGFGGNALIATSFHIMQRTCRARMPDQVTPWFVLLGFNLFCIIAASGYLMGVTQSKEYAEPEWYADIWLVVVWVVYFVLYIRTLARRNEPHIYVANWYYLAFILVVAILHIVNNLAVPASFSGAKSYSAFSGVQDAMTQWWYGHNAVAFFLTSGFLGMLYYFLPKRAGRPIYSYRLSILSFWGITFFYIWAGSHHLHYTALPHWVQTLGMTFSVMLLIPSWASAGNALMTLNGAWHKVRDDATLRFMMVAAVFYGLSTFEGSFMAIRPVNALSHYTDWTIGHVHAGAMGWVALITFGSIYALTPVLWRRETMYSWKAVEWHFWLALAGTVIYVFAMWNSGITQGLMWRTYTEGGALRFSFTDTLIAMHPYYIARTFGGLLFLIGACIGFWNVIMTIRHVPELEPDLDYPTPTKALEPALPAAE; from the coding sequence ATGATGTCCAACCTGACCGGTGCCGAACGCGCCCGTGCAATGCTGATCACGGGGATCGGCGCCCTGATCGGCCTTATCATGGCCGTTGCGGGGCGCAATGACGTCATGGGCGCTCATGGCTGGATTGTCCTTCTGTTCTGCGGTGTGCTGTTCTTTGTCGTGGGTAACGCCCTGTATAATCATGAACCCGATGAGGACCGCGCAGCATCCTACTATGACGACCCTACCAAGGTCGGCATCATTCTGACCTTGATCTGGGCCATTGTCGGCATGGGCATGGGCGTCTGGGTTGCGTCCCAGCTCGCGTGGCCCGATCTGCGCTTTGATGCACCATGGTCGAGTTTCGGAAGGATCCGTCCAGTTCATACATCCGGCGTCATCTTTGGCTTTGGGGGCAATGCCCTGATCGCCACGTCGTTTCATATTATGCAGCGGACTTGTCGTGCGCGGATGCCCGATCAGGTAACGCCGTGGTTCGTGCTGTTGGGGTTCAACCTGTTTTGCATCATCGCAGCAAGCGGGTATCTCATGGGTGTTACACAGTCCAAGGAATATGCCGAACCCGAGTGGTATGCCGACATCTGGCTTGTCGTTGTCTGGGTCGTCTACTTTGTGCTCTATATCCGGACACTTGCGCGCCGCAACGAGCCGCACATCTATGTTGCGAACTGGTATTATCTGGCGTTCATTCTTGTCGTTGCGATTCTTCATATCGTCAACAACCTGGCCGTGCCTGCGTCCTTTAGCGGTGCAAAAAGTTATTCAGCGTTCTCGGGCGTTCAGGACGCTATGACCCAGTGGTGGTATGGCCATAATGCGGTGGCTTTCTTCCTGACTTCGGGCTTTTTGGGGATGCTCTATTACTTCCTGCCCAAGCGTGCAGGGCGTCCGATTTATTCCTACCGCCTGTCTATTCTGTCCTTCTGGGGGATTACCTTCTTCTATATCTGGGCAGGCTCGCACCATCTGCACTACACTGCGCTTCCGCATTGGGTTCAAACCCTCGGAATGACGTTTTCGGTGATGCTACTGATCCCGTCATGGGCATCGGCGGGCAATGCGCTGATGACGCTGAATGGCGCGTGGCACAAAGTGCGCGATGACGCGACGCTGCGGTTCATGATGGTCGCGGCTGTATTCTATGGTCTGTCCACCTTCGAGGGGTCGTTTATGGCGATCCGTCCGGTAAACGCGCTGTCCCATTACACCGACTGGACGATCGGGCATGTTCATGCCGGAGCGATGGGCTGGGTCGCGCTGATCACTTTCGGGTCAATCTACGCGCTGACGCCTGTGCTGTGGCGCCGCGAAACGATGTATTCATGGAAAGCTGTCGAATGGCACTTCTGGTTGGCGCTGGCGGGAACGGTCATTTACGTCTTTGCGATGTGGAACAGTGGCATCACCCAAGGGCTGATGTGGCGGACATATACCGAAGGCGGCGCATTGCGCTTTAGCTTCACCGACACGCTGATCGCGATGCACCCTTACTATATCGCCCGTACGTTCGGGGGTCTGCTCTTCCTGATTGGTGCCTGCATCGGGTTCTGGAACGTGATCATGACGATCCGCCACGTTCCCGAGCTTGAGCCTGATCTGGATTATCCGACACCCACCAAAGCCTTGGAGCCGGCACTGCCGGCCGCGGAGTAG
- the ccoS gene encoding cbb3-type cytochrome oxidase assembly protein CcoS produces MTVLTILIPVTLLMGIIGLTAFFWSLRSNQYEDLSGDAERILFDDDRPLTGTNTKTPAKPKETKS; encoded by the coding sequence ATGACGGTCCTCACGATCCTCATTCCCGTAACCCTGCTGATGGGGATTATCGGGCTGACCGCTTTCTTCTGGAGCTTGCGGTCCAACCAGTACGAAGACCTGTCCGGCGATGCAGAGCGCATCCTGTTCGATGATGACAGACCGCTCACCGGAACTAACACCAAGACGCCTGCCAAGCCCAAGGAGACTAAATCATGA
- a CDS encoding heavy metal translocating P-type ATPase has translation MVSSNPAIGVLASRLSADAAPGPLDRAQVRASLRTLENGDGHIVLSVPGIKCGGCIASIERALNAREDVRSARVNLTLRQANVTLAGPDADPVNVIDALAALGFDATPADMGDPDAEKTDVVGRQLLRAMAIAGFGAANIMLLSVGVWSGAEDQTRDTFHLVSALIAVPVVAYAGQPFFASAIGALKARRTNMDVPISLGVILALALSVFETLGGGEHVFFDAAVTLLFFLLAGRYLDHLMRARARSAVTGLARLSPSGAMVRQEDGTVSYVPLSGVSVGAMLSVAPNERLPVDAVIQSGSTDLDCSLITGEAMPVAAGPGDTLEAGTLNLTGTIEVRALRDSDSSFLAQMIRMQTAAETGRAGYVRIADRAARLYAPVVHTLALATFAGWMFVTGGDWQTSAFVAISVLIITCPCALGLAVPVAHVVAAGRLMRMGILMKDGSSLERLAEIDRAVFDKTGTLTTGSPTIAAVPATAAARAAVKALALHSGHPASRAIMMHISDHAQEVSDTTELPGFGVEGWVEGRRARLGRADWVREIAKVPADMASPVFAFEGAPAFSFALSESLRPGAVDAIAVFKGLEVPVAMISGDIESRALHIADAVGIEDVRYGATPAAKIEALEVLRGAGHRALMVGDGLNDTAALAAAHVSMAPSSAADAGRMAADFVFLRDNLGAVPATWQVARDTAKIVRQNFTLAIIYNCIAIPLAVAGVVTPLIAALAMSGSSILVTLNALRLNRAAQPDIRPAAAPVRLKEVAA, from the coding sequence ATGGTAAGCAGTAATCCCGCAATTGGTGTGCTGGCTTCGCGACTTTCGGCAGATGCGGCACCCGGTCCGCTTGATCGCGCGCAGGTGCGCGCAAGCCTGCGAACATTGGAGAACGGTGATGGCCATATTGTTCTGTCTGTGCCCGGTATCAAATGTGGCGGATGTATCGCTTCTATCGAACGGGCGCTGAATGCGCGCGAGGATGTGCGATCGGCGCGGGTCAATCTCACGCTGCGGCAGGCTAACGTCACGTTGGCCGGTCCCGATGCTGATCCGGTGAATGTGATTGATGCGCTCGCCGCGCTGGGCTTTGATGCCACCCCCGCCGACATGGGCGATCCTGACGCTGAAAAAACCGATGTTGTCGGCCGACAGCTTTTGCGCGCTATGGCCATTGCCGGTTTTGGTGCTGCGAATATCATGCTGCTGTCGGTTGGCGTTTGGTCCGGCGCCGAAGACCAGACCCGCGACACATTCCATCTGGTTTCCGCACTGATCGCCGTTCCTGTGGTCGCCTATGCGGGTCAGCCGTTTTTTGCGTCCGCAATCGGGGCTCTGAAGGCACGGCGCACAAACATGGATGTGCCAATATCGCTGGGTGTTATTCTGGCCCTTGCGCTGAGCGTATTCGAGACCTTGGGCGGCGGGGAGCATGTATTTTTCGACGCGGCAGTCACCTTGTTGTTCTTTTTGTTGGCAGGGAGGTATCTGGATCATTTGATGAGGGCGCGGGCGCGTAGTGCAGTTACCGGACTGGCACGTTTGTCACCGAGCGGCGCGATGGTCCGCCAGGAGGACGGCACCGTTTCCTACGTTCCACTGTCCGGTGTGTCCGTTGGTGCCATGTTGTCTGTCGCTCCGAACGAGCGGTTGCCCGTCGATGCGGTCATCCAGAGCGGGAGTACGGATCTGGACTGTTCGCTGATCACCGGCGAGGCCATGCCGGTTGCTGCAGGGCCGGGGGATACGTTGGAGGCCGGAACCCTCAATCTCACTGGTACGATTGAAGTGCGTGCCTTGCGCGATTCCGACAGCTCATTTTTGGCGCAGATGATCCGGATGCAAACGGCGGCAGAGACGGGTAGGGCCGGTTATGTCCGCATCGCTGACCGTGCCGCGCGACTCTATGCGCCAGTCGTTCATACACTGGCGCTGGCGACCTTTGCAGGATGGATGTTCGTCACCGGCGGCGATTGGCAGACCTCCGCGTTCGTGGCCATCAGCGTGCTTATCATCACCTGCCCCTGTGCGCTTGGACTGGCCGTGCCTGTCGCACATGTTGTCGCCGCAGGCCGCCTGATGCGCATGGGCATTTTGATGAAGGACGGGTCATCGCTTGAAAGGCTGGCGGAAATCGACCGCGCCGTGTTCGACAAAACGGGCACCCTGACCACCGGATCACCGACCATTGCTGCGGTGCCTGCGACAGCCGCTGCACGCGCGGCGGTCAAGGCGCTTGCGCTGCATTCCGGCCACCCCGCATCGCGCGCGATTATGATGCACATTTCCGATCATGCGCAGGAGGTATCGGACACGACCGAGTTGCCCGGTTTCGGTGTCGAGGGATGGGTAGAGGGACGGCGCGCCCGTCTTGGTCGTGCGGACTGGGTTCGGGAAATTGCAAAGGTCCCCGCAGATATGGCAAGCCCCGTTTTTGCCTTTGAGGGAGCGCCAGCTTTCTCTTTCGCCCTGAGCGAAAGCCTGCGCCCCGGTGCAGTTGACGCTATTGCTGTGTTCAAGGGGCTGGAAGTTCCTGTCGCGATGATTTCCGGCGACATCGAGAGCCGCGCGCTGCATATTGCCGACGCTGTCGGGATTGAGGACGTCCGTTATGGCGCTACGCCCGCTGCAAAGATTGAGGCGCTGGAGGTGCTGCGCGGGGCAGGGCACAGGGCACTGATGGTCGGGGACGGGCTGAACGACACGGCAGCACTTGCGGCGGCGCATGTGTCCATGGCGCCTTCCAGCGCGGCGGACGCAGGCCGAATGGCAGCAGACTTTGTCTTCCTGCGCGACAATCTGGGGGCTGTCCCTGCAACATGGCAGGTTGCACGCGACACTGCAAAAATCGTGCGGCAAAATTTTACACTGGCCATCATTTATAATTGCATCGCTATACCGCTTGCCGTTGCGGGGGTGGTGACGCCCCTGATCGCGGCTCTTGCGATGTCTGGGTCTTCGATCCTCGTAACGCTCAATGCCCTGCGGCTGAACCGTGCGGCACAACCTGACATCCGCCCAGCCGCGGCACCGGTACGTTTAAAGGAGGTGGCCGCATGA
- a CDS encoding hemerythrin domain-containing protein, with product MQQPLQSSHLIGLRDFGVCLEEQFDLCVKLEDLADSLPSKVDTRVAMMLARRLQSALRRCHALEEKIVFPVLLSAQTDIAAILDRLRQEHLEDEYHANDVYDAIQAYVATRDRKDAEQLGYMLRCLFISLRRHLAFDCDYVLPLLRRAAVL from the coding sequence ATGCAACAGCCCCTTCAATCCTCGCATCTCATCGGCTTGCGCGACTTTGGTGTTTGTCTGGAGGAGCAGTTCGATCTGTGCGTGAAGCTGGAGGACCTTGCAGACTCGCTCCCCTCGAAAGTAGATACCCGTGTGGCGATGATGCTTGCCCGTCGCCTGCAATCTGCCTTGCGTCGGTGTCACGCCTTGGAGGAAAAAATCGTATTTCCGGTTTTACTAAGTGCTCAGACAGATATTGCGGCCATTCTGGACCGGCTGCGGCAGGAGCACCTTGAAGACGAGTATCATGCCAACGATGTATATGATGCCATTCAGGCGTATGTCGCCACACGCGACAGGAAGGATGCCGAGCAACTTGGATATATGCTCAGGTGCCTGTTTATCTCATTGCGGCGGCATCTGGCCTTCGACTGTGACTATGTGCTGCCACTGTTGCGGCGCGCGGCAGTTCTCTGA
- a CDS encoding Crp/Fnr family transcriptional regulator: MRRDIHNADVPTLCQACEARHRGICGALDPEQLVQLGRQAGRREVEPGAELIAAGMPADGYANILSGVVKLTSLLPDGRQQIVGLQFAPDFLGRPFAKSSEIGAEAASTVRLCTFPRSALEEMLRQSPGLEHRLYEQALRELDDARDWMMTLGQKTAAEKVASFLLLLGRHINPYANGFANSFDIPLRRADIADFLGLTVETVSRQLSHLRKAGIVTIEKNRCVTVSDLTALEIHAGVVPTDPQRTAARRNSGST; encoded by the coding sequence ATGCGACGCGATATCCATAACGCCGATGTACCGACGCTTTGTCAGGCATGCGAAGCACGTCATCGGGGAATATGCGGCGCGCTGGATCCCGAACAGCTGGTGCAGTTGGGGCGACAGGCCGGACGCCGCGAGGTTGAACCGGGTGCCGAATTGATCGCAGCCGGTATGCCAGCCGATGGTTACGCCAATATCCTGAGCGGGGTTGTGAAGCTCACCAGTCTGTTGCCTGATGGTCGCCAGCAGATTGTGGGACTTCAGTTTGCACCCGATTTTCTAGGGCGGCCATTTGCCAAAAGCAGCGAGATCGGAGCAGAGGCCGCCAGCACGGTGCGCCTGTGCACATTCCCCAGATCGGCATTGGAAGAAATGCTACGCCAATCGCCCGGATTGGAGCACCGCCTCTATGAGCAGGCGCTTCGCGAGCTGGATGATGCACGGGACTGGATGATGACACTGGGGCAGAAAACCGCAGCCGAAAAGGTCGCTTCTTTTTTGCTGTTGCTGGGACGGCACATCAACCCCTATGCAAACGGCTTCGCGAACAGTTTCGACATTCCACTCCGCCGGGCGGACATCGCGGACTTTCTCGGGCTGACGGTCGAAACGGTCAGCCGCCAGCTCTCGCATCTGCGCAAGGCAGGGATCGTGACGATCGAAAAAAACCGCTGTGTCACAGTCAGCGATTTAACAGCGCTCGAAATTCACGCAGGCGTTGTACCAACAGACCCTCAGAGAACTGCCGCGCGCCGCAACAGTGGCAGCACATAG
- the cueR gene encoding Cu(I)-responsive transcriptional regulator, translated as MNIGEVAKKSGLPVKTIRYYEDIGLITPLRDTNGYRSFRESDMHKLAFLGRSRALGFTIEDCRNLLALWDDQDRASADVRAIAKEHLQQIERKIEDLAAIRDTLSHLVRECAGDSRPDCPILAKLEKFPA; from the coding sequence ATGAACATCGGCGAAGTGGCCAAGAAATCCGGCCTTCCTGTCAAGACCATACGTTATTATGAGGACATCGGCCTCATTACACCGCTGCGTGATACAAACGGCTATCGCAGTTTTCGCGAGAGCGATATGCACAAGCTGGCGTTTCTGGGACGCTCCCGTGCGCTGGGATTTACCATTGAGGATTGCCGTAATTTGCTGGCGCTGTGGGATGATCAGGACCGCGCGAGCGCGGATGTGCGCGCCATTGCGAAAGAGCACTTGCAACAGATCGAGCGTAAAATCGAAGATCTCGCCGCGATCCGCGATACTCTGTCCCATCTGGTGCGTGAATGCGCAGGCGACAGCCGGCCTGATTGCCCGATCCTTGCCAAGCTGGAAAAATTTCCCGCATAG